GTATTGGGGCTGAGGGCGGCCCACTGCTGCCGGGTGAAACGTCGGAACGGACTGGATACGGTCATGCAGTGTCGATTTTATTTCCTTGATGTGCTGTTACTGAAGTTCGTGCGGATATAGGGAGATCGACTGCGGATGTTGTTTATGTAAGTCACTTTAAATTCGGGGATTTCTCCACTCCGCTGCGCTTCGGTCGAAATGACACGGTGGGGTGGATTTAACCGCAGATCCTTCGACTCGCTACGCTCGCTCAGGATGACACTGCATTGTGAGGTCACCGGCAATGATCCGAATTACTTATCGATCGATACGGCCGAGAGAGACTACGGGGCCGCTGACCGGATGGCAGAAGACCTTGCCGTGGCTGAGGGCGATCTTTCTTTGCGCCAGGGCGGCCATTTCGGGGTCGTGGGTGACCATGACAATGGTGTGGCCCTGGGCATGGAGGTTCTGGAGAAGCTCAGCCACAATCTTCTGATTGGCGGCGTCAAGATTGCCTGTAGGTTCGTCGGCGAGGAGGATCGGCGGGTTGTTGATGAGTGCCCGGGCGATGCAGACGCGCTGTTGCTCTCCGCCGGAGAGCTCGCTGGGGAGATGCTCGGCGCGATGACCGAGGCCGACGCGTTCGAGGGATGCACGAGCCTCCTTTTCATCAGTCATGGAGTGAAAGTATTGCGCGAGCATTATGTTCTCAAGCGCTGATAAATAAGGAATTAAATGGAATTGCTGAAAAATGAATCCGATCTTGTCGGCGCGGAAGCGATCCAGCTCGGTCGCGGACATTGTGACGACGTCGACGCCGTCGATGTGGAGCTCACCGGAGGTGGGGTGATCGAGGCAGCCGATCAGGTTGACCAGGGTGCTCTTGCCGGAACCGGAAGGGCCGGTGATGGCAACCCACTCACCAGCCACGATGGCGAAGGAGGCGTGATCGAGCGCGCGGACGACTCCGGCGTGGCCGGCGTACTCCCGGGTGACTGCATTGAGCGAGATGACGGCGCAGTCGGGGCGCGTCTCCAGATCGATCAGGTTTTCCATGGCCAGACTCTTTTTTACCATTTTTAGTTACTCCCCTTTCAGCAGCGCGGCGGGTTCGAGAGAACGCAGGACGCGGACAGGAAACAAGGCTGCAAGCGCGGCGATGAGGAGGTTGAGCAGCAGGACAAGGGGGAGCACGCTGATGCGTGGCAGAGTCGCCGTATGGAAGTTGAGCTGGCTGATGATCCATGCGGCAGCAGAGCCGAGGATGTATCCGGCGGCGACTCCGGCGAGCGCGAGCGCGACGGCTTCTAACAGGAAGATCGCCATGAGGGTGGTCTGGGAGCCGCCAAGCGCCTTCATCAGGGCGAAGTCGCGGCGGCGTTCGAGGACGCTTGCGGAGAGGGTTGCCAGGACGCTTACGGCGACGGTGAGGGCGATCAGCAGGACGGCTCCGTACATGAGGGCGTGAGTCTTGTCGACGATACGGGACTCACCTTCGACGAGCTGTCGGACGGGCTCGACCTTCATGCCGGGCAGAGCTTTCTGGATGCGGGCGAGAGCGGATTCGACCTGTGCAGCTCCGCCGGGGACCTGGACTTCGATGACGCTTGGTTGTGCTCCCGTCCATTGGGTGAAGGCGGTCATCGGGATGTAGATGCGGTTGTCTTCGTCACCGCCGGTGTGAAGTCGGCCTGCACCTTTCAGTGTGATTGGGTGACCGGAGAAGGTGAGCTGTACATTGCGTTCGTCGGCAACGAATTGGGCAGCGCGTTGACCGAGGAGGGCAGCGTTTGCGTCAGAAGATGCGGGCCAAGCATCGACCTGCCACCAGGAGTTGAGCTTGTGGGCTGCGTCGAAGTCGGTTCCGGCTACGACGACAGGAGTTCCACGATCGGTGGTTGCGACGGCGTAGCCGAACTCTGCGGCCTGAGCGTCAAGACCTACTGCGGAGCGAACCTGAGCGAGAGCGTCTTCGGGAAGGTGCGTCTCTTCGGGAGCGGTGATGACGATGTTGGCTCCGAAGCTGCGGAACTCGTGATGCAGCTTGGCATCGAGATCGGCGTAGAGAGTGAGCAGGGCCGTTGCAACTGCCGCAGAAACGGTGAGGGCGATCAGCGCGGAGAGACTGCGAGTGCCACGGTGCAGTAGAGAACGGCGAAGAATGGAAGTGATGCTGATGCGGCGGCTCATGCTCCGGCCCTCAGGATGGTGGAGGGATCGGTGGTCAAGGCGCGCCGGATCGCTGGAGTGCTGCCTGCGAGCGCCACGGTGAGCGCGAGCGCGATGACAACGGGGAAGAGAACAGGAATCAGCAGGGAACCAGCAGAGGCTGAGGCTGTGGCGAAGATGCGCGCACCAAGCCATGCAGCGAGGCCGGAGCCGGCGAGGTATCCCAGGCCGCCAGCGAAGATGGCGAGCAAGCCGGTTTCCGCATAGAAGAGCAGGGCAACGGTGGTCTTGCTGGCTCCCAGGGAACGCATGAGGCCGATCTCGGCCTGACGCTCGAGGATGGCGGTGGCCATGGCAGCGCTCACGGCGAAGCCAGCAGCCAGCAGGGCCGCAGCACTGATGAGCCACATGAGTCCGCTGATGCGCTTGAGCACGTTGCCCTCGCTCTGCTCGACGCGGCGAATCTGCTCGGCGCGGCTTCCAGGGATGGCTTCACGGATCTGGTAAGCAATGGAGTTGGCGTAAGGACGGCAGTACCAGATCTCGCGCAGCTTGGGCGAGAGGGAATCGGGATCTTTGCGGGCGAAAGCATCCTCAGGTTTGGTGCGGGCGGAGACTTCGACGCGCGAGACGGCATCGGGGGTTCCGGCGATCTGCTGTGCGGCATTGAGAGGAAGCAGAAGCCGATTGTCTGTGGAGTCTCCGGTAGAGACGATGCCGGTGATATGGAGAGTCTGTGAGGCAGTCTGGACGGAATCGCCGGTCTTGAGGTTCAGATGCGAAGCAAGAGAAGAGCCGACGACGGCCTCGGTACTCTGAGGTGTCGTGGCTTGCTCGCGAGGCCATGCGCCTTCGAGCTTCCAGAGGGGATGAAGGGCAGGGGCGCCGGTCATGAGCGCTGTTCCTCCTCCGCTACTCAGTGAATGATCGAACCACAAGCCGGTGGCGTTGGCGTCGACTGCTGCTCCGGCTGCGGTTTTGCCGATGATGTGGACTGGTAACTCAGGGCTGACGCCGGTGATGTTGTTGGCCCAGAAGATTCCACGCAGCTTTTTGAGGTCGGACTCTTTGAGGTAGGCACCGCCGGAGACCGGCTTTACGTCGACTCCGCCGACCTTGACTTCAAGTTGATCGGCGGCAGGATGGACGATGATGTTTGCGCCATAGACGGCGAGCTCCTGATGGATGCGATCTCCGATGGTAGTCGCGAGCGCGAGCATGGCGGTGACGGCGGTGGTACCGAGCAGAATCGCCAGACCGGCAAGCAGCTTGCGCCGTCGCTGGCGGCGGAAGGATTCGAGGAGGAGACGGAGGAACATCAGCGAACCTCCTGATTAAATAGCCGGGAGGGGCCTGAGGTAGAGAAGCGGATTTCTCCACTACGGTGGCAAAGTGCGCCACCTTCGGTCGAAATGACAAGGTCTTTGCTGGAGGGAAACCGCAGATCCTTCGACTTCCTCTTCGACTCGCTGTGCTCGCTCAGAGTCCGCTCAGGATGACACTTTATAAACAACTCAATCGGCCACGGTTTAGATAATGAGATCGGCATAGCTAGCGCTCGAAGACCGGAACCAGCGTCTTGAGGTCAGCGGCCTGAATGGTGACCTGTCCGCCTGCGATGCTGCTTTTTAGGGGAATGGGGTTACAGCCGCCTTCCATGCCCATGGACGAAGGATTGAGCGGAGACGCGCACATCTTGCAGGTGATTCCCTGGCTACCGATGTAGAAGCCGACTGGGCCGCAGATATGACAGGCGTCGCCGACAGAGACGATGTTACCGTCGGGCTTCTTGAAGAGAAGGAACCGGACTTCGACGCTTCCGCCTTTGCCGTCCTCGACGTTGACGCCGTAGCGGTGAAGCTGGCTGTCGTTGATCTGGGACGCGGGTACGGTGACCTGGCTACCGACGAGAGTGACGGCAGTGGTGGGCGAGAGAGCGGTTGTGCTCTTGGCGTATATGAACTCGGCGGTCGAGAGGAAGATGAAGAGGAAGCTGGTGGCGACGACGGCGGTCATCCACATTTTTTCGCGGCGCTGGGTCCACTCGGCACGACGGCGGTCTGCAGGAGTGGCATCGGCGGGCAACGAAACGGGAGCGCGGCGGCGATACTCCATCAGGATCATGAGTCCGGCGAGCGCCATCATGGTGACGAAGAAGAAGAGATCGTTACGGACGATGGGGCCGATGAGCCGCATTTCGGCCTGGCTGGAAGGAAGGACACCATTTTCACTGAGCTCGTGCAGTCCGCTAACGATCAGCTGGAAGGCAACGAAGTAGAGGATGACGGTGGTGACGCGGAAGAAGCGCTGCAGGTTGATCTTGACGCTGCCGCGGATGAAGAGAACACCGAAGACGACGGCAACAGCGACTCCAAGCAGGGTGCCGATAAAGCTCAACAACTCGGTGGAGTTGAGGGTGACGGCGGAGAGGATCAGGACAGTTTCGACGCCTTCGCGGAGAACGAGGAGAAAGACAAAGAGGAAGAGGCCGAGCTTCGAGACGCCTTTTTCGGAGGTGTATTGTGCGACCCTTTGTTCGATGTCGCCGCGCATACTTCGGGCCGTCTTGTGCATGAACCAGATCATGCTGATGACGAAGACAGCGGCGACCAGCATGACCCAGCCTTCGAAGATGTCGCTGTTGATCTGCATCCGAGCGATGATGATGGCACCGGCGACACTGGCGGCGAGGGCGGCCCCAAGGGCCCAGAAGACGGTCCGTTTCAGCTCGGAGCGGCCGATCTTGGTCAGGTAGGCGAAGACAATCCCGACGATCAGCGCAGCTTCCACGCCTTCGCGGAGAGTGATGATAAATGCCTGCAACATAAGGTGGTTCTCTCCCTCAAAAGGGTCCACCG
This portion of the Edaphobacter sp. 4G125 genome encodes:
- a CDS encoding ABC transporter ATP-binding protein; translated protein: MVKKSLAMENLIDLETRPDCAVISLNAVTREYAGHAGVVRALDHASFAIVAGEWVAITGPSGSGKSTLVNLIGCLDHPTSGELHIDGVDVVTMSATELDRFRADKIGFIFQQFHLIPYLSALENIMLAQYFHSMTDEKEARASLERVGLGHRAEHLPSELSGGEQQRVCIARALINNPPILLADEPTGNLDAANQKIVAELLQNLHAQGHTIVMVTHDPEMAALAQRKIALSHGKVFCHPVSGPVVSLGRIDR
- a CDS encoding ABC transporter permease; protein product: MSRRISITSILRRSLLHRGTRSLSALIALTVSAAVATALLTLYADLDAKLHHEFRSFGANIVITAPEETHLPEDALAQVRSAVGLDAQAAEFGYAVATTDRGTPVVVAGTDFDAAHKLNSWWQVDAWPASSDANAALLGQRAAQFVADERNVQLTFSGHPITLKGAGRLHTGGDEDNRIYIPMTAFTQWTGAQPSVIEVQVPGGAAQVESALARIQKALPGMKVEPVRQLVEGESRIVDKTHALMYGAVLLIALTVAVSVLATLSASVLERRRDFALMKALGGSQTTLMAIFLLEAVALALAGVAAGYILGSAAAWIISQLNFHTATLPRISVLPLVLLLNLLIAALAALFPVRVLRSLEPAALLKGE
- a CDS encoding ABC transporter permease, which codes for MFLRLLLESFRRQRRRKLLAGLAILLGTTAVTAMLALATTIGDRIHQELAVYGANIIVHPAADQLEVKVGGVDVKPVSGGAYLKESDLKKLRGIFWANNITGVSPELPVHIIGKTAAGAAVDANATGLWFDHSLSSGGGTALMTGAPALHPLWKLEGAWPREQATTPQSTEAVVGSSLASHLNLKTGDSVQTASQTLHITGIVSTGDSTDNRLLLPLNAAQQIAGTPDAVSRVEVSARTKPEDAFARKDPDSLSPKLREIWYCRPYANSIAYQIREAIPGSRAEQIRRVEQSEGNVLKRISGLMWLISAAALLAAGFAVSAAMATAILERQAEIGLMRSLGASKTTVALLFYAETGLLAIFAGGLGYLAGSGLAAWLGARIFATASASAGSLLIPVLFPVVIALALTVALAGSTPAIRRALTTDPSTILRAGA
- a CDS encoding Fe-S-containing protein, producing MLQAFIITLREGVEAALIVGIVFAYLTKIGRSELKRTVFWALGAALAASVAGAIIIARMQINSDIFEGWVMLVAAVFVISMIWFMHKTARSMRGDIEQRVAQYTSEKGVSKLGLFLFVFLLVLREGVETVLILSAVTLNSTELLSFIGTLLGVAVAVVFGVLFIRGSVKINLQRFFRVTTVILYFVAFQLIVSGLHELSENGVLPSSQAEMRLIGPIVRNDLFFFVTMMALAGLMILMEYRRRAPVSLPADATPADRRRAEWTQRREKMWMTAVVATSFLFIFLSTAEFIYAKSTTALSPTTAVTLVGSQVTVPASQINDSQLHRYGVNVEDGKGGSVEVRFLLFKKPDGNIVSVGDACHICGPVGFYIGSQGITCKMCASPLNPSSMGMEGGCNPIPLKSSIAGGQVTIQAADLKTLVPVFER